From a single Bryobacter aggregatus MPL3 genomic region:
- a CDS encoding efflux RND transporter periplasmic adaptor subunit produces the protein MKSTRAIGVFLLLGLIAAGVFFLGWAPRQNRIQMIEAEAKSNAEERLAVTVVKVKLSAPTSELTLPGNVSAVGETPIYARAEGYIKTRNVDIGDVVKKGDTLVEIDSPELDQQLRNAKARLEQLRASAEQVKAAIEQARANVKLAEINFGRSKQLVAEGVFAKADLDEKTAIFDARKADVKAQEANLGAANESIRAQLAEVARIEQLTDFKRVTAPWAGIITQRNCAVGNLITPSAIAAGRDLFRLSDISTLRVFVTVPQSNVVDIRVGQKATVRVPELNRIFIGKVARNANALENQSRTLLTEVNVQNQNNSLLPGMYVQVGMETAQARRMILVPGDTIVTRSDGTFVAIVDQSNKVNFSKITVGRDYGTEVEATSGVSEGDSLVVNPSDDVKNGVIVKATARK, from the coding sequence GTGAAGTCGACGAGAGCGATTGGAGTGTTTCTCTTACTGGGGCTCATCGCTGCAGGAGTGTTTTTCCTGGGATGGGCGCCTCGCCAAAACCGTATCCAGATGATCGAAGCCGAGGCGAAGTCGAATGCCGAGGAGCGGCTGGCCGTCACCGTCGTCAAGGTGAAGCTCTCGGCGCCCACCTCGGAACTCACCCTGCCTGGAAACGTCTCGGCCGTGGGTGAGACTCCGATCTATGCCCGCGCCGAAGGCTACATCAAGACGCGCAACGTGGACATCGGCGACGTCGTTAAGAAGGGCGACACCCTCGTCGAAATCGATTCTCCCGAGCTCGACCAGCAGCTGCGCAATGCAAAGGCCCGTCTCGAGCAACTGCGCGCCTCGGCCGAGCAAGTGAAAGCTGCCATCGAGCAGGCCCGGGCCAACGTGAAGCTGGCCGAGATCAACTTTGGCCGCTCGAAGCAACTCGTTGCCGAAGGTGTCTTCGCCAAGGCCGATCTCGATGAGAAGACCGCGATCTTCGACGCCCGCAAGGCCGACGTCAAGGCGCAGGAAGCCAATCTCGGCGCGGCCAACGAATCGATCCGCGCTCAACTCGCAGAAGTCGCCCGCATCGAACAATTAACCGACTTCAAGCGCGTCACCGCGCCCTGGGCCGGCATCATCACACAGCGCAATTGCGCCGTGGGCAATCTGATCACGCCGTCTGCCATCGCTGCTGGCCGCGATCTATTCCGCTTGAGCGACATCTCGACGCTGCGCGTCTTCGTCACCGTGCCGCAATCGAATGTGGTCGATATCCGAGTAGGCCAAAAAGCGACGGTCCGCGTGCCCGAACTGAATCGCATCTTCATCGGAAAAGTAGCGCGCAATGCGAATGCGCTTGAGAATCAATCCCGCACGCTGTTGACCGAAGTGAATGTGCAGAATCAGAACAACTCCCTGCTGCCGGGGATGTACGTGCAGGTGGGTATGGAAACGGCGCAAGCCCGGCGCATGATTCTCGTGCCTGGCGACACCATCGTCACTCGCAGCGACGGCACCTTTGTCGCCATTGTCGATCAGAGCAACAAGGTGAATTTCAGCAAGATCACCGTTGGCCGCGATTATGGAACCGAAGTGGAAGCCACTAGCGGCGTCAGCGAAGGTGACAGCTTGGTCGTCAACCCCTCGGACGACGTCAAGAACGGCGTCATCGTGAAGGCGACAGCACGCAAGTAG